A single window of Arcobacter venerupis DNA harbors:
- the hemB gene encoding porphobilinogen synthase, with the protein MFKRFRRLRINETLRNLVQETTVSADDFIYPLFVREGKGIKTEVASMPGVYQMSIDEILKECEYLVSINLKSIILFAIPDVKDSVGSECLCDESIIARTIKAIKEKFPQMFIVTDLCFCEYTDHGHCGILDPKTGSVDNDKTLEISAQQALVHARAGADMIAPSGMMDGIITTLRNALDENGFRNLPIMAYSTKFASGYYGPFRDVAESTPSFGDRRTYQMNPANRLEAIEESLEDEKEGADILMVKPALAFLDIVRDIRNASNLPLCVYNVSGEYAMLKHAGIAGLIDYERVMMETMIAFKRAGANIIISYHAKEVCELLRKQY; encoded by the coding sequence ATGTTTAAACGATTTAGAAGACTAAGAATAAATGAGACTTTAAGAAATTTGGTTCAAGAAACTACAGTAAGTGCTGATGATTTCATCTATCCATTATTTGTAAGAGAAGGTAAAGGTATAAAAACGGAAGTTGCTTCAATGCCAGGTGTTTATCAAATGAGTATTGATGAAATTTTAAAAGAGTGTGAATATCTCGTAAGTATTAATTTAAAATCAATTATATTATTTGCAATTCCAGATGTAAAAGATTCTGTTGGAAGTGAGTGTTTATGTGATGAAAGCATAATTGCACGAACAATAAAAGCAATTAAAGAGAAATTTCCTCAAATGTTCATCGTAACTGATTTATGCTTTTGTGAATACACAGACCATGGACATTGTGGTATTTTAGACCCAAAAACTGGAAGTGTTGATAATGATAAAACATTAGAAATTTCAGCACAACAAGCATTAGTTCACGCAAGAGCAGGAGCTGATATGATTGCACCATCTGGAATGATGGATGGAATTATTACAACGCTTAGAAATGCTTTAGATGAAAATGGATTTAGAAATCTTCCTATCATGGCTTATTCTACAAAATTTGCAAGTGGCTATTATGGACCATTTAGAGATGTTGCAGAATCAACTCCATCTTTTGGAGATAGAAGAACTTATCAAATGAATCCAGCAAATAGACTAGAAGCTATTGAAGAATCACTTGAAGATGAAAAAGAAGGTGCAGATATTTTAATGGTAAAACCGGCTCTTGCATTTTTAGACATTGTAAGAGATATTAGAAATGCTTCTAATCTTCCTTTATGTGTGTATAATGTAAGTGGTGAATATGCAATGCTTAAACACGCAGGAATTGCTGGATTAATTGATTATGAAAGAGTTATGATGGAAACTATGATTGCTTTTAAAAGAGCTGGTGCAAATATTATCATCTCTTATCATGCAAAAGAAGTTTGTGAACTTTTAAGAAAACAATATTAA
- the ribA gene encoding GTP cyclohydrolase II, whose product MNIIQSNIANLPTKYGKFKIKAYKDGTQEHLAIMSQNFENIDAPYVRIHSECLTGDTLGSLKCDCQNQLDLSLKFIAREGGLVIYHRQEGRNIGLVNKVNAYALQDQGRNTIQANLELGFKEDERDYSIVGHIFKDLGVKKLKLITNNPKKIDYVESLGIEIVERIPAITQSNKYNEGYLQTKKEQMGHML is encoded by the coding sequence ATGAATATAATACAATCAAATATAGCCAATTTACCAACAAAATATGGAAAATTTAAAATAAAAGCTTACAAAGACGGAACTCAAGAACATTTAGCAATAATGAGTCAAAATTTTGAAAATATTGATGCTCCATATGTTAGAATTCACTCAGAGTGCCTAACAGGCGACACACTTGGCAGTTTAAAGTGTGATTGTCAAAATCAATTAGATTTATCATTAAAATTTATTGCTCGTGAGGGTGGTTTAGTAATTTACCATAGACAAGAGGGTAGAAATATCGGTTTAGTAAATAAAGTAAATGCTTACGCACTGCAAGACCAAGGTCGAAATACAATTCAAGCAAATTTAGAATTAGGTTTTAAGGAAGATGAAAGAGATTACTCTATTGTTGGACATATCTTTAAAGATTTAGGAGTGAAAAAGTTAAAATTAATAACTAATAATCCTAAAAAAATAGACTATGTTGAATCTTTAGGAATAGAGATTGTTGAAAGAATTCCAGCAATTACACAATCAAATAAATATAACGAAGGCTATTTGCAAACGAAAAAAGAGCAAATGGGACATATGCTTTAA
- a CDS encoding PP0621 family protein, which translates to MVLKIIIVAILAFLAYILLFKKSREKEISSKKNEKITDEMVECPTCKTYVSQKEAIISNGKFYCSKECLENKEG; encoded by the coding sequence ATGGTTTTAAAAATTATAATAGTTGCAATACTGGCTTTTTTAGCTTATATTTTACTATTTAAAAAAAGTAGAGAAAAAGAGATTTCTTCTAAAAAAAACGAAAAAATAACAGATGAAATGGTTGAATGCCCAACATGTAAAACCTATGTTTCTCAAAAAGAAGCAATTATTAGCAATGGAAAATTTTATTGCTCGAAAGAGTGTTTAGAAAATAAAGAAGGATAA
- the rsmG gene encoding 16S rRNA (guanine(527)-N(7))-methyltransferase RsmG translates to MILEQLLEENNLHFDDKFYKDCEVFIKLLQQWGMVHNLSGRLTRSDIEENILDSVYPLKFIKSYTSFADIGTGAGYPGLILAMALKDVKSYLIEPRIKRVSFLNFVKATLKLDNLTVICSRVEQVKDLQVELITSRAVTNTSLLLDITKNIKKEDSSYLFYKGSVLENEIEIANLNTYKIVNRKDRNYLYIEGK, encoded by the coding sequence ATGATTTTAGAACAATTATTAGAAGAAAACAATCTTCATTTTGATGATAAATTTTATAAAGATTGTGAAGTTTTTATAAAACTATTACAACAATGGGGAATGGTTCATAACCTTAGTGGAAGACTCACAAGAAGTGATATAGAAGAGAATATTTTGGATTCTGTATATCCTTTGAAATTTATTAAGAGTTATACAAGTTTTGCAGATATTGGAACAGGTGCTGGTTATCCTGGTTTAATTTTAGCAATGGCTTTAAAAGATGTAAAATCTTACCTAATTGAGCCTAGAATTAAAAGAGTTTCATTTTTAAATTTTGTAAAAGCAACTTTAAAATTAGATAATTTGACAGTAATTTGTAGTAGAGTAGAGCAGGTTAAAGATTTACAAGTTGAATTAATAACTTCAAGAGCTGTTACAAATACTTCATTACTTTTAGATATTACAAAAAATATCAAAAAAGAGGATAGCTCATACCTTTTTTATAAAGGCTCTGTACTTGAAAATGAAATTGAAATAGCAAACTTAAATACTTACAAAATAGTAAATAGAAAAGATAGAAACTATCTTTATATAGAAGGTAAATAA